A stretch of Camelina sativa cultivar DH55 chromosome 18, Cs, whole genome shotgun sequence DNA encodes these proteins:
- the LOC104762757 gene encoding mitochondrial inner membrane protein OXA1-like, with translation MHFNLYFVAFILCSLFLLPYAATIGSLFYDHMQLMKPRLESIREEMQNKGMDSVTMAEGQKEMKNLFKEYGVTLFTPMKGMLIQRPLFICFFSCCTFIPNRRGIVVYQSKYSRQARQLIHSQKQTLPPSPVNPRATSLSPVSKRLKALESQVKGRKKNNSKKR, from the exons ATGCACTTTAACTTATATTTTGTGGCATTTATActttgttctctttttcttctgccGTATGCTGCAACCATCGGTAGTCTATTCTATGATCATATGCAGCTGATGAAGCCACGGTTGGAGTCCATCCGGGAGGAAATGCAAAACAAG GGCATGGACTCTGTTACGATGGCAGAAGGtcaaaaagagatgaagaattTGTTTAAAGA ATATGGTGTCACTCTATTCACTCCAATGAAAGGGATGCTCATTCAGAGACCTTTGTTCATCTGCTTTTTTTCTTGCT GTACCTTCATTCCAAACAGGAGGGGCATTGTGGTTTACCAATCTAAGTACTCCCGACAGGCGCGACAGCTTATACATTCGCAGAAGCAGACACTGCCACCTTCACCAGTAAACCCGAGGGCAACATCGTTGAGTCCTGTTAGTAAGAGGCTGAAGGCTCTGGAGAGCCAAGTGaagggaaggaagaagaacaacagcAAGAAGAGGTGA